The following coding sequences lie in one Haematobia irritans isolate KBUSLIRL chromosome 3, ASM5000362v1, whole genome shotgun sequence genomic window:
- the LOC142231086 gene encoding uncharacterized protein LOC142231086 — MTTTPLTAFTRATDAVVRFETKFHSLRDDDLTAYRLECHGSEAKSLWEKVKSLFDECLDFVSTQSNATEAVAAADSKYDVAYNCYLNVMESIQRKLEELRAPSKHSAKSSRLEDQTLLLNVSHRSDDSHSSSVSSRGDNSSSHSLNLPPCDIDVFDGDFLNWPTFRDFFTAVYINNSRLSDIEKLCHLLKKTSGEARDVVSKFPLTHRSFALAWKALKGTYDNTRLLVNHQLKLLFDLPVLESETSSGLKKLQRGISTCISTMSIYDVATDDWDPILVFLCLQRLPKCTVTLWEQSIKDKSALSSWSDLDFFLTERIQTLTCLRDIRGIDARPPANKRIRSHFTNAKTTRSPSSTPPSSQSSPDRLCVLCRRHHHLRTCSRFHNLSVRERMNIIRSHQCCMNCLSRRHIAANCPSAYDCGKCGRRHHTLLHRETSTGPGTAPIVPAPVSRNPVPVPVDANEPSTSTGIVSGTSSRQVFHTSRTGNVLLGTAMVNIVHQGITYPARALIDPASESSFITEGLRNRLGLSTSSTSATISGVNQSVSITSRELCSLCIGTPLDESLLLETTAYVLPNISGNLPSFSLDRDIVSSMPNLRLADPNLFVCRPVDLLLGADLYPKIVLEGTRTNILGSLLAQNTVFGWVVTGPIPSSNISVFTTAVDLHEENGLDETLLRFWELEEIPRRPLLSASDKFCEDNYKRTTRRDSEGRYIVTLPLKTDFCGQIDLGNSRTGCLRQFLRNEASLLRKPQIKTVYDDVIREYLHLGHMRPVSATPTDAPVCYLPHHPVINPDKRTTKLRVVFNASNKTSTGNSLNDILHVGPTLQTDLVLLILRWRLYKFVYNCDITQMYRQIRVDPSQTCLQRILFRDSPQNIIQDYELQTVTFGVNCAPFLAIRTLLQLADDTENDFPLAAHILRRCMYVDDVLTGYHDLHTAIRSRDQLIAALSSAKFELRKWTANDRTILEGLPTGHLIDAELLTFVEASSSKPLGIRWNAQLDVFYFDMSPLPDKSRFTKRDTLSAIAKLFDPLGWLGPIIVTAKVIMQQIWSDKIGWDDALLSTTEREWRRFVECYRDVNSIQIPRWVNYSPDCGAELHVFSDASEKAYAGVVYIRILTPNGDICTHLLSCKTRVAPLKSVSLPRLELCGAVLASELLKSILDEIDIQLQGIFCWTDSTIVLSWLGKPPSTWTTFVANRVSKIQDITGGENWRHVRSEENPADLGSRGVTPSELAGSRLWWHGPHWLRQDRSQWDIRDSVPLDTDVELRAVKVHTTFFSNYEDVLERFSSLDRALRVLSYVFRFLHRTHPAHRGHHVYRSTALTSLELKNVRRRLAILSQKAYYAEEYASLLRKEPIGPKSSLLPLNPFLDESGVLRLNGRLARSPTLAYSERHPIIVPYNSRFAALLARYVHLISIHGGNQLMLRILRIEYWVPRLTSLIRKTINGCKRCLLDRKRSCSQIMAALPPERTTLSRPFATTGVDFAGPFEVKSFTGRACKVTKGYVCVFVCFSTKAIHLEATSDLSTTSFLAAFYRFVSRRGCPGTIFSDNGTNFVGASREIERDFKVVLRESRDKLCSAHLYQQLSWQFIPAGAPHMGGLWEAAVKSFKLHFRKHANGFKYTFEELSTILARIEACLNSRPLCPVNDSPHDIVALTPGHFLVGSSILAPPEPVIDESPLHIVNRYRKMKALTQQFCLRWKDEYLKSLHKRYKWQFPQRDMQKDDLVVIRHEQLPPTSWKLGRIVDIHPGTDGRVRVADVKTENGVIRRPVVKLVPLTEVK, encoded by the coding sequence ATGACTACTACACCACTGACTGCTTTCACAAGAGCAACTGACGCAGTAGTCCGATTTGAAACGAAGTTTCACAGTTTGCGAGACGATGATTTAACCGCCTATAGACTAGAATGTCATGGTTCCGAGGCTAAGTCTTTGTGGGAAAAAGTTAAGAGCTTATTCGACGAATGTCTTGACTTTGTGTCCACACAGAGCAACGCAACCGAGGCAGTCGCCGCTGCTGACAGCAAATATGACGTGGCTTATAATTGTTATCTGAATGTCATGGAGTCGATTCAACGTAAATTGGAGGAACTACGTGCACCATCTAAGCATTCTGCTAAATCGTCTCGGTTGGAGGACCAAACATTACTTTTGAATGTTTCTCATAGGTCCGATGACTCACACAGTTCTTCCGTTAGCTCTAGGGGAGACAATAGTTCCTCCCACAGTCTCAATCTGCCGCCTTGTGATATAGATGTTTTTGACGGCGATTTTCTCAATTGGCCGACATTTAGAGATTTCTTCACAGCGGTATACATTAACAATAGCCGACTTAGCGAtattgaaaaattgtgtcatttACTCAAGAAAACCAGTGGTGAAGCTCGCGATGTGGTTTCGAAGTTTCCGCTCACGCATAGAAGCTTCGCTCTTGCGTGGAAGGCGCTAAAGGGTACTTATGATAATACCCGCCTCTTGGTGAACCACcaactcaaattattatttgattTGCCAGTCTTGGAGTCTGAGACCAGTTCAGGACTGAAGAAACTACAACGTGGTATCTCGACATGCATTTCGACAATGTCCATCTACGATGTGGCCACTGACGATTGGGATCCCATCCTCGTCTTTTTATGCCTTCAGAGGTTGCCGAAATGTACTGTTACACTTTGGGAACAGAGTATTAAGGACAAGTCTGCTTTGTCTTCTTGGTCAGATTTGGACTTCTTTCTCACGGAAAGAATCCAGACATTGACATGTCTTCGCGATATCCGCGGCATTGACGCCAGGCCTCCGGCCAACAAAAGAATTCGCTCGCATTTCACGAatgcgaaaacgactcgttccCCATCAAGTACGCCTCCTTCCTCCCAATCCTCTCCTGACAGATTATGCGTTCTCTGTCGACGACATCATCACCTCAGAACGTGTTCTAGGTTTCATAATCTTTCAGTTCGTGAGAGGATGAATATTATTAGGAGCCATCAGTGCTGCATGAATTGTCTGTCCCGCAGACATATTGCAGCTAATTGCCCCAGCGCATATGATTGCGGTAAATGTGGTAGAAGACACCACACTCTTTTGCATAGGGAAACATCGACTGGTCCCGGGACTGCTCCTATCGTTCCCGCACCAGTTTCACGGAATCCCGTACCGGTGCCAGTGGATGCCAATGAACCTTCTACATCGACAGGCATTGTGTCAGGGACGTCCAGTAGACAGGTATTCCACACTTCGCGTACTGGAAATGTATTATTAGGAACTGCAATGGTGAATATCGTTCACCAGGGTATCACGTATCCTGCTAGGGCCTTAATAGATCCCGCTTCGGAATCATCCTTTATTACGGAAGGATTGCGGAACCGACTTGGACTGAGTACGTCTTCGACTTCGGCTACAATTTCTGGTGTGAATCAAAGTGTTTCGATCACGTCGAGAGAACTTTGTTCACTTTGCATTGGTACCCCACTAGATGAGTCGCTCCTACTGGAGACTACAGCGTATGTTCTTCCGAACATTTCCGGCAACCTGCCATCCTTTTCTCTAGATCGTGACATTGTGTCTAGTATGCCAAATCTACGTTTGGCTGaccccaatttatttgtttgtcgtcCTGTTGACCTGCTTTTGGGCGCGGATCTTTATCCGAAAATTGTGTTGGAGGGTACGCGAACGAATATTTTGGGATCATTACTAGCACAAAACACAGTCTTCGGCTGGGTTGTCACGGGTCCTATCCCTTCCTCGAATATTTCAGTCTTCACGACTGCAGTGGACCTCCACGAGGAAAACGGTCTTGACGAGACACTTCTCCGATTTTGGGAACTTGAGGAGATTCCCCGACGCCCTCTCTTATCTGCATCAGATAAGTTTTGCGAGGACAATTACAAGAGAACGACTAGACGGGATTCTGAGGGAAGATACATTGTTACACTTCCGCTCAAAACTGATTTCTGTGGACAAATCGATTTAGGAAATTCAAGGACGGGTTGCTTAAGACAATTTCTTCGAAATGAGGCATCCCTCTTGCGAAAACCACAAATTAAGACGGTATATGACGACGtcatacgagaatatttacatttgGGTCATATGAGGCCAGTTTCGGCTACGCCAACAGACGCCCCAGTTTGTTATCTACCTCATCACCCCGTGATTAACCCCGACAAAAGGACGACTAAGCTTCGAGTGGTTTTCAACGCCTCGAATAAGACGTCTACCGGCAATAGCCTGAATGACATTTTACATGTCGGTCCGACTCTACAAACTGACTTGGTCCTCCTCATTTTGAGATGGAGGTTGTACAAATTCGTGTACAATTGCGACATCACACAGATGTATCGCCAAATCCGAGTTGACCCGTCTCAGACCTGTCTGCAGAGAATACTATTTCGGGATTCTCCGCAAAACATTATCCAGGACTATGAGTTACAAACTGTAACATTTGGAGTAAATTGTGCTCCATTTCTAGCCATACGGACACTGTTGCAATTGGCGGACGACACGGAGAATGACTTTCCTCTTGCTGCGCACATCCTACGGAGGTGCATGTACGTTGACGACGTATTGACGGGCTACCATGATTTGCATACTGCGATTAGGTCTAGGGATCAGCTAATTGCCGCTCTATCTTCTGCCAAGTTTGAGCTGCGAAAGTGGACTGCGAATGATCGTACCATTCTCGAGGGCCTCCCTACGGGCCATTTGATTGATGCTGAGCTTCTCACGTTTGTAGAAGCTAGCAGTTCTAAGCCTCTTGGTATAAGATGGAACGCCCAGCTGGACGTATTCTACTTTGACATGAGTCCGCTCCCGGACAAGTCTCGGTTTACGAAACGCGATACTTTATCTGCCATTGCGAAACTGTTTGATCCACTAGGTTGGTTAGGCCCTATCATAGTTACTGCCAAGGTGATAATGCAGCAGATCTGGTCTGACAAGATTGGTTGGGATGATGCGCTTCTGTCTACGACAGAACGGGAATGGCGAAGGTTTGTCGAATGTTACCGCGACGTTAATTCGATTCAAATACCGCGTTGGGTTAACTATTCGCCTGATTGTGGCGCAGAATTGCATGTTTTTTCTGATGCCTCAGAGAAGGCATACGCGGGGGTGGTATACATTCGTATTTTGACTCCGAATGGTGATATATGCACTCATCTGCTTTCTTGTAAGACCAGAGTCGCACCGCTTAAGTCTGTGTCTCTGCCCCGATTAGAGTTGTGTGGAGCAGTTTTGGCCTCCGAATTGCTAAAGAGTATCCTCGACGAGATTGATATACAACTTCAGGGAATATTTTGTTGGACGGATTCGACGATCGTCCTTTCCTGGCTCGGCAAACCTCCATCTACGTGGACTACGTTTGTTGCCAATCGTGTTAGCAAGATTCAGGATATTACAGGTGGTGAGAATTGGCGTCATGTACGCTCTGAGGAAAATCCCGCTGACTTGGGTAGCCGGGGGGTTACCCCCTCGGAATTGGCTGGATCCCGACTTTGGTGGCATGGGCCACACTGGCTACGCCAGGATCGGTCTCAGTGGGATATTCGGGACTCCGTCCCCCTTGATACAGATGTTGAGTTGCGCGCTGTCAAGGTTCATAccacatttttttcgaattatgaGGATGTGTTAGAGAGATTTTCGTCCTTGGACAGGGCTTTACGAGTTCTGTCTTATGTCTTTCGATTTTTACATAGGACCCATCCTGCCCATAGGGGTCACCACGTTTATCGCAGCACGGCTTTGACGAGCTTGGAGCTTAAAAACGTGAGACGACGTCTGGCTATACTGTCTCAAAAGGCTTATTATGCGGAGGAATACGCTTCCTTGTTACGCAAGGAACCTATTGGTCCGAAAAGTTCTTTGTTGCCACTTAATCCATTCTTGGATGAATCAGGCGTGCTTAGGCTCAACGGGCGCTTGGCACGTTCCCCTACACTGGCATATTCAGAGCGTCATCCGATTATTGTACCCTACAATAGTCGGTTTGCTGCTCTTTTGGCCAGGTACGTCCATTTGATATCCATACATGGGGGGAATCAATTGATGCTACGCATTTTGAGGATTGAGTACTGGGTTCCCCGCCTGACTTCTTTGATACGAAAGACCATAAATGGTTGTAAGCGCTgtcttttggacaggaagcggtCTTGCTCCCAGATTATGGCCGCGCTTCCACCAGAGCGTACTACACTTTCTAGACCTTTTGCCACTACTGGTGTGGACTTCGCGGGCCCATTTGAGGTCAAATCCTTTACAGGTCGCGCTTGTAAGGTAACCAAAGGTTATGTTTGCGTATTTGTCTGCTTTTCTACGAAAGCTATTCATTTAGAGGCTACATCTGATTTGTCGACGACATCCTTTTTGGCGGCTTTTTATCGATTTGTCTCCCGCCGTGGTTGTCCCGGAACAATATTTTCCGACAACGGCACCAACTTCGTTGGAGCATCTAGGGAAATTGAGCGGGATTTCAAGGTTGTGCTGCGCGAGAGCCGCGATAAGTTGTGCTCCGCACATTTGTATCAACAGTTGTCTTGGCAATTCATTCCGGCGGGAGCTCCACATATGGGCGGTCTCTGGGAGGCCGCAGTAAAGAGCTTTAAGCTTCATTTTCGAAAGCACGCCAATGGCTTCAAATACACGTTTGAAGAACTTTCTACCATTCTGGCTAGAATTGAGGCCTGCCTTAATTCTCGTCCACTTTGTCCGGTGAATGATAGTCCGCATGATATAGTGGCTCTCACGCCAGGTCATTTCTTGGTTGGATCGTCGATCCTCGCTCCTCCGGAGCCCGTTATTGATGAATCGCCTTTGCATATTGTTAACAGATACAGAAAGATGAAAGCTCTAACTCAACAGTTCTGTTTACGGTGGAAAGACGAGTATCTGAAGAGCTTGCATAAACGCTACAAATGGCAATTTCCTCAACGGGATATGCAGAAGGACGATTTAGTTGTCATTCGACATGAGCAATTACCCCCCACTTCGTGGAAGTTAGGTCGTATTGTTGATATTCATCCGGGTACTGACGGTCGAGTCCGCGTCGCGGATGTTAAAACCGAAAATGGCGTTATACGGCGTCCCGTAGTTAAACTTGTGCCTCTTACGGAGGTAAAATAA
- the LOC142229699 gene encoding uncharacterized protein LOC142229699 translates to MENIAKMASTLPDFEDDVPMSDEEREIDPTIAPLADVSTISTTADPATLADLSTNKNPLTTAPGVPPGELSVASPPLSAPVRKNQGSNIQRGRRECVICKAKHHLRDCKEFRAMRIERRLRTVALHKCCGNCLDATHFVRDCPSLHRCKHCNGDHHTMLHNHAKNSADRSRPATKSAPRQKSGVPPKPGRSSIRPHITSDPSVRSYQPSTSSAPRSVMAIQPVATLGPTMVIQLELNDRRVPVRALLDPCAGLSLICRSLAEELRLSPVAVGPEVFCQVSVASSHDPSQRLGVSARIVDLTHLTSPSESVNPALKDHFAGLQLADPHFYQASHVAIVLGPEVYHKIMRPQTYSSPGFPWAQLTMFGWVISGPCNI, encoded by the coding sequence aTGGAAAACATAGCAAAGATGGCCTCTACCCTTCCTGATTTTGAGGACGACGTCCCCATGTCTGATGAGGAACGGGAAATCGATCCAACCATCGCACCTCTGGCCGATGTATCCACCATCAGCACGACTGCTGATCCTGCCACTCTGGCCGACCTTTCCACCAATAAAAATCCGTTGACGACGGCTCCTGGAGTTCCTCCAGGAGAATTATCTGTGGCTTCGCCACCCCTTTCGGCACCAGTTCGAAAGAACCAGGGTTCGAATATTCAACGTGGCAGAAGAGAATGTGTCATATGCAAGGCAAAGCATCACTTACGTGATTGCAAAGAGTTCAGGGCGATGCGCATTGAACGAAGGCTGCGTACCGTAGCGCTTCATAAATGTTGTGGTAATTGCCTTGACGCCACACACTTTGTTCGTGACTGTCCCAGTCTACACAGGTGTAAGCACTGTAACGGTGACCATCACACCATGCTGCATAATCATGCAAAGAATAGCGCTGATCGGTCCCGCCCTGCTACAAAGTCTGCTCCCAGACAAAAATCCGGAGTTCCTCCAAAACCTGGTAGATCCTCTATTCGTCCGCATATTACGTCTGACCCTTCTGTCCGATCTTATCAGCCGTCAACTTCATCAGCTCCCCGATCCGTAATGGCGATTCAGCCCGTTGCTACGCTCGGGCCGACAATGGTCATTCAGCTAGAGTTGAATGATCGGCGAGTTCCTGTCCGGGCGCTTTTGGACCCTTGCGCAggtcttagtttaatttgtcgGTCATTGGCCGAGGAACTTCGGCTAAGTCCTGTAGCAGTGGGTCCAGAAGTGTTCTGTCAGGTCTCAGTCGCATCATCACATGACCCATCGCAACGATTAGGGGTATCGGCAAGAATTGTGGATTTGACCCACCTAACTTCTCCTTCGGAGTCCGTGAATCCTGCCCTAAAGGATCACTTTGCCGGGCTACAGTTAGCTGACCCGCATTTTTATCAAGCTTCACATGTAGCGATTGTCCTTGGTCCAGAGGTCTACCACAAAATAATGAGGCCACAAACATATTCTAGCCCGGGTTTCCCATGGGCCCAACTCACAATGTTTGGGTGGGTTATTTCGGGTCCATGCAACATATAA